In a genomic window of Glycine max cultivar Williams 82 chromosome 13, Glycine_max_v4.0, whole genome shotgun sequence:
- the LOC100306589 gene encoding uncharacterized protein LOC100306589, whose translation MDVGQMQRQWIDYTKSLFLEGFLDGQFLQLQQLQDENNPDFVVEVVSLFFEDSERLLKDLTFALDQNGVDFKKVDAHVHQLKGSSSSIGAQRVKNACIAFRNFCEEQNTDACLRCLQQVKQEYCIVKNKLETMFRLEQQIVAAGGSIPTELSFIG comes from the exons ATGGACGTGGGTCAGATGCAGAGACAGTGGATCGACTACACCAAATCCCTCTTCCTTGAG GGCTTCCTGGATGGTCAGTTTCTGCAACTTCAGCAGCTTCAAGATGAGAACAACCCTGACTTTGTGGTCGAAGTTGTCTCTCTCTTCTTTGAAGATTCTGAAAGGCTTCTCAAAGATCTCACCTTTGCCCT AGATCAGAATGGTGTTGACTTCAAAAAAGTTGATGCTCATGTGCACCAGTTAAAGGGTAGCAGTTCAAg CATAGGCGCGCAAAGGGTGAAAAATGCCTGCATTGCTTTCCGCAACTTCTGTGAGGAGCAGAACACAGATGC GTGCCTCAGATGTCTGCAACAAGTGAAACAAGAGTACTGCATAGTCAAGAATAAGCTTGAAACAATGTTCAGg CTTGAGCAACAGATTGTGGCAGCTGGTGGATCAATCCCTACGGAACTGAGTTTCATTGGGTGA